The following are encoded together in the Peromyscus leucopus breed LL Stock chromosome 1, UCI_PerLeu_2.1, whole genome shotgun sequence genome:
- the Kcnn4 gene encoding intermediate conductance calcium-activated potassium channel protein 4 produces the protein MGGELVTGLGALRRRKRLLEQEKRVAGWALVLAGTGIGLMVLHAEMLWFLGCKWVLYLLLVKSLITLSTVFLLCLIVVFHAKEVQLFMTDNGLRDWRVALTRRQVAQILLELLVCGVHPVPLRSPHCALAGEVTDSQPWPSFLGEGEALLSLAMLLRLYLVPRAVLLRSGVLLNASYRSIGALNQVRFRHWFVAKLYMNTHPGRLLLGLTLGLWLTTAWVLSVAERQAVNATGHLTDTLWLIPITFLTIGYGDVVPGTMWGKIVCLCTGVMGVCCTALLVAVVARKLEFNKAEKHVHNFMMDIHYTKEMKESAARLLQEAWMYYKHTRRKDSRAARRHQRKLLAAIHTFRQVRLKHRKLREQVNSMVDISKMHMILCDLQLGLSTSHRTLEKRIDGLAGKLDALTELLGTALQQQQLPEPGQEAAT, from the exons ATGGGCGGGGAGCTGGTGACTGGCCTGGGGGCCCTGCGACGGAGAAAACGCCTgctggagcaggagaagaggGTGGCCGGCTGGGCACTGGTGCTGGCGGGAACTGGCATCGGACTCATGGTGCTCCACGCCGAGATGCTGTGGTTCCTGGGTTGCAAG TGGGTGCTGTACCTGCTCTTGGTTAAGAGTTTGATCACCCTGTCCACCGTCTTCCTCCTTTGCCTTATTGTGGTCTTCCATGCCAAGGAGGTCCAG TTGTTCATGACCGACAacgggctccgggactggcgggtggcgcTGACCCGGCGGCAGGTGGCGCAGATCCTGCTGGAGCTGCTGGTGTGTGGCGTGCACCCGGTGCCGCTGCGGAGCCCGCACTGCGCCCTGGCCGGAGAGGTCACCGACTCGCAGCCCTGGCCAAGCTTCCTGGGCGAGGGCGAGGCGCTGCTGTCCCTGGCCATGCTGCTGCGTCTCTACCTGGTGCCTCGCGCAGTGCTCTTGCGCAGCGGCGTCCTGCTCAACGCGTCCTACCGCAGCATCGGCGCGCTCAACCAAGTCCGCTTCCGCCACTGGTTCGTGGCCAAGCTCTACATGAACACGCACCCGGGTCGCCTGCTGCTGGGCCTCACGCTCGGCCTCTGGCTCACCACTGCTTGGGTGCTCTCTGTGGCTGAGAG GCAGGCTGTCAACGCCACGGGACACCTCACAGACACACTGTGGTTGATCCCAATCACTTTCCTGACCATCGGCTACGGGGACGTGGTACCTGGCACCATGTGGGGCAAAATCGTCTGCCTGTGCACTGGAGTCATG GGCGTCTGCTGCACTGCCCTGCTAGTGGCTGTGGTGGCCCGGAAGCTGGAGTTTAACAAGGCGGAGAAACATGTGCACAACTTCATGATGGACATCCATTATACCAAAGAG ATGAAGGAGTCAGCTGCGCGGCTCCTGCAGGAGGCGTGGATGTATTACAAGCACACTCGCAGGAAGGACTCCCGAGCTGCCCGCAGGCATCAGCGCAAGTTGCTGGCCGCCATCCACAC GTTCCGCCAGGTACGGCTGAAACACCGGAAGCTTCGGGAACAAGTGAATTCCATGGTGGATATCTCCAAG ATGCATATGATCCTGTGCGACCTGCAGCTGGGTCTCAGCACCTCCCACCGGACCCTGGAGAAGAGAATCGACGGGCTGGCAGGAAAGCTGGATGCCCTGACGGAGCTGCTCGGCACTGCCCTGCAGCAACAGCAGCTACCGGAACCCGGCCAGGAGGCAGCCACATAG